A stretch of the Petrotoga sibirica DSM 13575 genome encodes the following:
- a CDS encoding DUF1385 domain-containing protein translates to MKSKPKTVGGQAVIEGVMMKGINTVVAVKRKDGNIAVKRLKDNSWGIWEKIPFIRGFFVLLHSMIVGMNALSYSANVSGEEEEELTTKDMVVAILIAIVVATLGFGVLPVFVTRPFNIKSEFWFAFIEGFIRALLVVVYIWGISFMKDIKRVFQYHGAEHKSVYTYENNEPLEVKYAEKYTTLHPRCGTSFLIITVFASIIVFAITGGLGFNSTLQKVISRIVLLPLVAGLAYEFQRFTAKIIDTKTGKILAYPGLMLQKITTKEPEKEQLEIGLISLEYALKENFDGEVILDNHGNQIENQGAENKVFAPDVTSLKADS, encoded by the coding sequence GTGAAATCAAAACCTAAAACCGTTGGCGGACAAGCGGTTATTGAAGGCGTAATGATGAAAGGAATAAATACCGTTGTCGCAGTAAAAAGGAAGGACGGAAATATAGCGGTTAAAAGGTTAAAGGATAACTCCTGGGGAATTTGGGAAAAAATACCTTTTATTAGAGGTTTTTTTGTATTGCTACATTCTATGATAGTTGGTATGAACGCATTGTCTTATTCGGCTAATGTATCTGGAGAAGAAGAGGAAGAATTAACTACAAAAGATATGGTCGTTGCTATATTAATTGCTATTGTAGTTGCAACCTTAGGGTTCGGTGTTTTACCTGTATTTGTAACCAGACCTTTCAACATCAAATCTGAATTTTGGTTTGCTTTCATTGAAGGTTTTATAAGGGCGCTTTTGGTTGTCGTCTACATCTGGGGTATTTCTTTCATGAAAGATATAAAAAGAGTATTTCAATACCATGGAGCCGAGCATAAAAGTGTGTATACGTACGAAAACAACGAACCTTTAGAGGTAAAATACGCCGAAAAATACACGACCTTGCATCCCAGGTGTGGTACTAGTTTCTTGATAATTACGGTTTTTGCTTCGATTATTGTTTTTGCCATAACGGGTGGATTAGGCTTCAATTCAACTTTACAGAAAGTAATATCTAGAATAGTACTTCTCCCTCTAGTCGCAGGATTAGCTTACGAATTTCAAAGGTTTACCGCAAAAATCATCGATACAAAAACAGGAAAAATTCTTGCCTATCCAGGTTTGATGCTACAAAAAATTACTACAAAGGAGCCTGAAAAAGAACAACTGGAAATAGGGCTCATATCTTTAGAATATGCACTAAAAGAAAATTTTGATGGTGAAGTAATTTTAGATAACCATGGAAATCAGATTGAAAATCAAGGTGCAGAAAACAAAGTCTTTGCTCCAGATGTAACTTCCCTCAAAGCGGATTCCTAA
- the rho gene encoding transcription termination factor Rho has translation MDENTNNVVSKKQTRDNIQAIEINMAKLNEMTRKELYELARKLEISNYSKMTKNELKFAILRKQTESIGYFFYEGILEVLPDGYGFLRSVDNSLLPGTDDIYVSQSQIRKFNLFTGDIIAGQIRPPKEGERFFALLRIEAVNSLPPENARDRVSFENLTPEYPKTRMVLEHKNAPYSSRIIDLFSPIGFGQRGLIVAPPKGGKTTLLKDIANSIAKNYPDTRRYILLIDERPEEVTDIRDTVDANVIAAPFDMDPENQIRIAEMALDHFKRLVEFGHNVVVLVDSLTRVAREYNLYVPSSGKLLSGGLDPAAVIFPKKFFGAARKIREGGSLTILATALIETGSKMDEVIFEEFKGTGNMELVLSREIANERIFPAINLKLSGTRKEELLYDPDDMKNIIILRKFINDMSPKEALEFILSLLRKHKTNDEIREAIENQKAL, from the coding sequence ATGGATGAAAATACTAACAATGTAGTTTCTAAGAAACAAACTAGGGATAATATTCAAGCCATTGAAATTAATATGGCTAAATTGAATGAAATGACAAGAAAAGAACTATACGAGTTAGCCCGTAAACTTGAAATATCTAATTATTCTAAAATGACAAAAAACGAATTGAAGTTTGCTATTTTAAGAAAACAAACTGAATCAATCGGATACTTTTTTTATGAAGGAATTTTGGAGGTGCTGCCCGACGGTTATGGTTTCTTAAGAAGCGTAGATAATTCATTGTTGCCTGGAACTGATGATATATATGTTTCTCAATCACAGATTAGAAAATTCAACCTTTTTACTGGAGACATAATAGCTGGTCAAATAAGACCCCCAAAAGAAGGCGAAAGATTTTTTGCCTTGTTAAGAATAGAAGCGGTTAATTCCTTACCCCCTGAAAACGCTCGGGATAGAGTCTCTTTTGAAAATTTGACCCCTGAGTATCCGAAAACCAGAATGGTTTTGGAACATAAAAACGCACCATACAGTTCCAGAATAATTGACCTATTCTCTCCTATAGGTTTTGGTCAAAGAGGTTTAATCGTTGCTCCTCCAAAAGGTGGCAAAACTACGCTGTTAAAAGATATTGCCAACTCAATTGCCAAAAATTATCCTGATACTAGAAGGTACATACTTTTAATAGATGAAAGGCCTGAAGAGGTAACGGATATCCGAGATACAGTAGATGCTAACGTTATAGCAGCACCGTTCGATATGGATCCAGAAAATCAAATAAGAATCGCAGAAATGGCTTTGGATCACTTTAAGCGGCTAGTTGAATTTGGTCACAATGTAGTTGTTCTAGTTGATAGTTTGACCAGAGTTGCACGTGAATATAATCTTTATGTACCATCCAGTGGAAAATTGCTGAGTGGAGGTCTTGATCCTGCAGCTGTTATTTTCCCAAAGAAATTCTTTGGTGCTGCAAGAAAGATTAGAGAAGGCGGTAGTTTGACCATTCTAGCTACGGCATTAATAGAAACAGGATCCAAGATGGATGAAGTGATATTTGAAGAGTTTAAAGGTACAGGAAATATGGAGCTGGTGTTATCAAGAGAAATAGCTAATGAGAGAATATTCCCTGCCATAAACTTAAAATTATCAGGTACCAGAAAAGAAGAATTATTGTATGACCCTGATGATATGAAAAACATAATTATTTTAAGAAAGTTCATTAACGACATGTCCCCAAAAGAGGCTTTAGAATTTATCTTGAGTTTATTAAGGAAACACAAAACTAATGATGAAATAAGGGAAGCAATAGAAAATCAAAAAGCTTTGTGA